One part of the bacterium genome encodes these proteins:
- a CDS encoding PTS sugar transporter subunit IIA, giving the protein MKLQDLLSEQVIRVPLHHTEKEKIIEELIDLIHRSGKMKDRDLAFAKVLERERVMSTGMGEGVAIPHAKTEAVEELAAAFGIARQGVDFAAMDDKPVRLIFLLVGPMDPTGPHLQALSRISRLMHRSEFRDRLVSCTSAAEVLEAIALEENDL; this is encoded by the coding sequence ATGAAATTGCAGGATCTATTGTCGGAGCAGGTCATTCGCGTGCCCCTGCACCACACAGAAAAAGAAAAGATCATCGAGGAACTGATCGATCTGATCCACCGGTCCGGCAAAATGAAGGATCGTGACCTGGCCTTTGCCAAAGTGCTGGAACGCGAACGCGTGATGAGCACCGGCATGGGCGAAGGGGTGGCGATCCCCCATGCCAAAACCGAAGCGGTGGAAGAACTGGCGGCCGCGTTCGGCATCGCCCGTCAGGGGGTGGATTTCGCCGCCATGGACGACAAGCCGGTGCGGCTGATCTTTTTGCTGGTGGGTCCCATGGATCCGACCGGTCCACACCTTCAGGCGCTCAGCCGTATCTCCCGGCTGATGCACCGCAGTGAATTCCGCGACCGATTAGTAAGCTGTACCTCTGCCGCAGAAGTCCTGGAAGCCATTGCGCTGGAAGAAAATGATCTCTAA
- a CDS encoding nitroreductase, which yields MSVYDLICKRRTVRRFAQTPISLETLKQIVDAGRLAPSASNLQPLEFVILEQTKAVQYVFERTRWAGYLPPDQGKPGVAQAPVAFILILVNKKIRAEGYGTDVGAAAENMILTALEQGIAACWIGAIIDRADIKAELAIPDHCELDCLLALGYPAEDPVAEPLHDSVKYYRDEQGRLHVPKRTLASVLHVNGY from the coding sequence ATGTCCGTGTATGATTTGATCTGTAAACGTCGAACCGTGCGCCGTTTTGCGCAAACGCCGATCAGCCTGGAAACGCTGAAGCAAATCGTCGATGCCGGCCGGCTCGCGCCCTCGGCCTCTAATCTGCAGCCTTTGGAGTTTGTGATTCTCGAACAGACCAAGGCCGTACAGTATGTGTTTGAACGCACGCGCTGGGCCGGCTATCTGCCGCCGGACCAGGGCAAGCCGGGCGTGGCTCAGGCGCCCGTCGCGTTCATCCTGATCCTGGTAAACAAAAAGATTCGTGCAGAGGGGTATGGCACAGATGTGGGCGCTGCAGCGGAAAACATGATCCTCACAGCGTTGGAACAGGGCATCGCCGCTTGTTGGATCGGCGCCATCATCGATCGCGCGGACATTAAAGCGGAGCTGGCCATTCCGGATCACTGTGAACTGGATTGCCTGCTGGCCCTGGGATATCCGGCTGAGGATCCGGTGGCGGAACCGCTTCATGATTCGGTTAAATATTACCGCGATGAACAGGGACGGCTGCACGTGCCCAAACGCACCCTGGCATCGGTGTTGCACGTCAATGGCTACTGA